In Drosophila innubila isolate TH190305 chromosome 2R unlocalized genomic scaffold, UK_Dinn_1.0 1_C_2R, whole genome shotgun sequence, the following are encoded in one genomic region:
- the LOC117783130 gene encoding dolichyl-diphosphooligosaccharide--protein glycosyltransferase subunit 4 — translation MITDVQLAIFSNVLGVFLFLLVVAYHYINANTGKSSTKTK, via the exons ATGATTACGGACGTGCAATTGGCAATTTTCTCGAACGTTTTGGGTGTATTTCTGTTTCTGCTCGTCGTTGCCTATCACTATATTAATGCCAACACCGGAAA ATCGAGCACCAAAACCAAATGA
- the LOC117785146 gene encoding probable multidrug resistance-associated protein lethal(2)03659 has product MNTHSNIKRETNPFLKANFLSKWFFVWMRHVFHKGRREELSESEMYAHLPSFDSEQLTEDLQQPWLRESQRKQPNLLRLIFQFYGCQFVPICVLYSALEIAIHAYQPQLLGGLISYFVKDQQDITKDSAYLYAMGIVLCSLINSLVFHPFMFYVFAVGTRIRLACAGLIYRKCLRAAVNAGEGLGALAISVMSIDLPQFDLTFYFFHDLWKGPVEACIFGYIMYREIGWTAIIGIVFIVLLIPLQAWAAKAATQFRTRSAEHRDKRVQLMNEIISAIQVIKMYAWEQSFAKLIAAVRQSEVKAIRGSMSIYAALQCTNMISKVSLFLSLIAYVYTGDVVTARKVFILSSYYSLLNDSLLHFWPMAITTWAQTVVSARRVVDFLKQSETPTGKECLNCRDNPTLQLDNLKTAKTANVGRVHCMKSATKGVSFGNVSASWDKPSTQQPRHVHLKDLSFELQSTQMVGIVGNVGSGKSTLLNVLLGEVELMQGSVQLHGRLSYAPQEPWIFQASIRDNIVFVEPYDEQRYRAVIHACQLDCDLAMWPQGDATVVGERGISLSGGQKARISLARAVYRQADIYLFDDPLAAVDSRVGKLLMDKCFNRFLAGKLRILVTHHVQLLQHVDHLMLLESGRITQQGTYAQLRDVIEQHAASPDLEAIEADKQLVKRVLSQVDRNSQQFQQNTATTTANEGESQENVFAEGQVQGAVSYETYKAYFQALGAPMLVCLVLVLFVLARACQALTDIFISRWATWEEEHEHVTLDKLEETRAKMVTVYSVLLLCTLALYLLRTFGFFLLCLRISLQLHNLLFAGIIRARMFFFNTNPSGRVLNRFSSDIENVDVALPQAMMDSLQFFVDVVAVLIIVAIANYWLLIPAAIMALLMYLCRAFYIGASRSLKRIESLTRSPVYSHANQTFQGLTTIRALDAMPQLEQTFHGHQNINSSALFLYTSANRAFSFWTDLICVVYILAVTFSFLVIDHSFNSGDVGLAITQSMTLVLMCQWGMRQTAELENKMTSVERILEYAKTPSEPPLETAKSVNLSADWPQAGHLRLRDLHMRYSPAGSEILKGLNFETRPMAKIGIVGRTGAGKSSIIQALFRLALNEGLIEIDGQDIGQLGLHDLRSRISIIPQESVLFSGTLRFNLDPLGEKSDEALWSVLQDVKLQKHVSSLEGGLSCHMQEGGSNFSMGQRQLVCLARAILRNNRILIMDEATANVDADTDKLIQETIQNKFAHCTVITIAHRLHTVMDYDSVLVMDAGQIIEFGAPHQLLQLQDGALLKLVNQNDPVTVKYLRKIAADNYARKKHLN; this is encoded by the exons ATGAATACGCATTCGAATATTAAACGCGAAACGAATCCTTTTCTAAAGGCAAATTTTCTATCCAAATGGTTTTTTGt TTGGATGCGTCATGTGTTCCACAAAGGACGTCGCGAAGAACTCTCCGAAAGTGAAATGTATGCTCATCTGCCCAGTTTTGATAGTGAGCAGCTGACGGAGGATCTGCAGCAGCCTTGGTTGCGGGAATCTCAGCGCAAGCAACCCAACTTGTTGCGTCTGATATTCCAGTTTTATGGCTGCCAGTTTGTGCCCATCTGTGTGCTCTACTCGGCGCTGGAAATTGCCATACA TGCCTATCAGCCGCAGTTGTTGGGCGGCTTAATCTCTTACTTTGTGAAGGATCAGCAGGATATAACCAAGGACAGTGCCTACTTGTATGCCATGGGAATTGTACTGTGCTCTCTGATCAATTCCTTGGTGTTTCATCCGTTTATGTTCTACGTGTTTGCTGTGGGCACACGGATACGTTTGGCCTGTGCCGGACTGATCTACCGGAAGTGTCTGCGAGCGGCTGTTAATGCCGGCGAAGGATTAGGCGCCTTGGCCATCTCTGTAATGTCCATTGATTTGCCGCAATTCGATCtgacattttatttctttcacGATCTGTGGAAGGGTCCTGTGGAGGCGTGCATCTTTGGCTACATTATGTACAGAGAGATTGGCTGGACAGCCATCATTGGCATCGTCTTCATTGTGCTGCTGATTCCACTGCAGGCCTGGGCGGCCAAGGCGGCAACTCAGTTCCGCACCAGATCTGCAGAGCATCGGGATAAGCGTGTCCAGCTGATGAATGAGATCATCAGTGCCATTCAGGTGATCAAAATGTATGCGTGGGAGCAATCCTTTGCCAAGTTAATAGCCGCAGTGAGGCAGAGCGAAGTGAAGGCCATACGCGGATCCATGAGCATCTATGCCGCCTTGCAGTGCACCAATATGATATCGAAGGTGTCGCTCTTCCTCAGCCTCATCGCTTACGTGTATACCGGGGATGTGGTCACGGCCCGCAAGGTCTTTATACTATCATCATACTATAGCCTGCTGAATGATTCGCTGCTGCACTTTTGGCCCATGGCCATTACCACCTGGGCTCAAACGGTGGTCAGTGCCAGGCGTGTTGTGGACTTCCTCAAGCAAAGTGAAACGCCGACGGGCAAGGAGTGCCTCAACTGTCGGGATAATCCCACACTACAATTGGATAACCTGAAGACGGCAAAGACTGCAAATGTGGGACGCGTGCATTGCATGAAGAGTGCCACCAAGGGAGTCAGCTTCGGTAATGTCAGCGCCAGTTGGGACAAGCCCAGCACACAGCAACCACGTCACGTTCATCTAAAAGATCTCAGCTTTGAGCTGCAATCCACACAAATGGTGGGCATTGTGGGCAATGTGGGATCTGGCAAGAGTACGCTCCTCAATGTGCTGCTGGGTGAAGTGGAGCTGATGCAGGGAAGTGTCCAGTTGCATGGCAGGCTGAGCTATGCCCCGCAAGAGCCCTGGATCTTTCAGGCCAGCATTCGAGATAACATTGTGTTTGTGGAGCCGTACGATGAGCAGCGCTATCGTGCCGTAATCCACGCCTGCCAGCTGGACTGTGATCTCGCCATGTGGCCACAAGGCGATGCCACTGTGGTGGGTGAGCGTGGCATCAGCCTAAGTGGCGGCCAGAAAGCCCGCATCAGTCTAGCCCGTGCCGTTTACCGCCAGGCGGATATCTATCTGTTTGATGACCCCTTGGCTGCCGTGGATTCCCGCGTGGGTAAACTGCTAATGGACAAGTGCTTTAATCGTTTTCTGGCTGGCAAACTGCGAATATTGGTCACTCACCATGTCCAGCTGCTGCAACATGTGGATCACTTAATGCTACTCGAATCCGGCCGTATAACGCAACAGGGCACGTATGCCCAACTGCGGGATGTGATCGAGCAGCATGCAGCATCTCCGGATTTGGAGGCCATAGAGGCGGACAAGCAGCTGGTGAAGCGTGTGCTCAGTCAGGTGGACAGAAACTCCCAACAGTTCCAGCagaacacagcaacaacaacagcgaacgAAGGTGAATCCCAGGAGAATGTCTTTGCCGAGGGACAAGTGCAAGGTGCCGTCAGCTATGAGACCTACAAGGCATATTTCCAGGCCCTGGGAGCACCTATGCTGGTGTGTCTAGTGCTCGTGCTCTTTGTGCTGGCCAGAGCTTGCCAGGCACTCACGGATATCTTCATATCGCGTTGGGCCACCTGGGAGGAGGAGCATGAGCATGTTACACTGGATAAGCTGGAGGAGACACGTGCCAAGATGGTCACCGTTTATTCCGTGCTGCTGCTCTGCACCTTGGCCTTGTATCTGCTGCGCACCTTTGGATTCTTCCTGCTGTGTCTGCGCATCTCGCTGCAACTCCACAATCTTCTCTTTGCCGGCATCATACGTGCCCGCATGTTCTTCTTCAATACGAATCCATCGGGTCGTGTCTTGAATCGCTTCTCCAGCGACATTGAGAACGTGGATGTGGCTCTACCACAGGCCATGATGGACTCTCTAcag TTCTTTGTGGATGTCGTGGCTGTGCTCATCATTGTAGCCATTGCCAACTATTGGCTGCTCATTCCGGCAGCAATTATGGCGCTGCTGATGTATCTTTGCCGTGCTTTCTACATTGGCGCCAGTCGCAGCCTGAAACGCATCGAAAGCTTGA CTCGCAGTCCAGTTTACTCGCATGCCAATCAGACGTTCCAGGGACTGACGACAATACGTGCTCTGGACGCCATGCCGCAGCTGGAGCAGACCTTCCATGGTCATCAGAATATCAACTCCTCGGCTTTGTTTCTCTACACAAGTGCAAATCGTGCGTTTTCTTTTTGGACGGATCTTATTTGTGTGGTGTACATATTGGCAGTGACCTTTAGCTTCCTGGTCATAGATCACAGCTTCAATAGCGGCGATGTGGGATTGGCCATCACCCAGTCCATGACACTGGTGCTCATGTGCCAATGGGGAATGCGACAAACCGCCGAGTTGGAGAATAAGATGACGAGCGTGGAGCGCATCTTGGAGTATGCAAAGACACCATCGGAGCCACCGCTGGAAACAGCAAAGAGTGTGAATCTCTCAGCGGACTGGCCACAAGCGGGTCACCTGCGTCTAAGAGATCTGCACATGCGATACTCTCCAGCTGGCAGCGAGATCTTAAAGGGCTTAAACTTTGAGACACGTCCCATGGCGAAGATTGGCATTGTGGGACGCACGGGAGCGGGCAAATCCTCCATTATACAGGCACTCTTTCGACTGGCCCTCAACGAGGGACTCATCGAGATCGATGGCCAGGACATTGGCCAACTGGGACTGCATGATCTGCGCAGTCGCATTTCCATAATACCACAAGAATCCGTGCTCTTCTCCGGCACACTCCGTTTCAATCTCGATCCGTTGGGCGAGAAGAGTGATGAGGCACTTTGGAGTGTCCTGCAGGATGTTAAGCTGCAGAAGCATGTGTCCAGCTTGGAGGGCGGACTCTCCTGTCACATGCAAGAGGGCGGCTCCAACTTCAGCATGGGTCAAAGGCAACTGGTTTGCTTGGCACGCGCAATTCTCCGCAACAATCGAATACTCATCATGGACGAGGCAACCGCCAATGTGGATGCCGA CACCGATAAGCTAATACAGGAGACAATACAAAATAAGTTTGCCCACTGTACAGTGATCACAATTGCACATCGTCTGCACACTGTCATGGATTATGACAGTGTCCTCGTAATGGATGCGGGGCAAATTATCGAATTTGGAGCGCCTcatcagctgctgcagctgcaggaTGGTGCGCTGCTCAAGTTGGTTAACCAGAATGATCCAGTCACAGTCAAATATCTTAGGAAAATTGCTGCAGATAATTACGCGcgcaaaaaacatttaaattaa
- the LOC117783126 gene encoding putative phosphatidate phosphatase isoform X1 produces the protein MSNESSASETTPLRRPESQLSANSGTNVATNNNHVDRSNLKTAETTLEIHSSNSNHNNVNNSPSRIEERLHNGNNSRTQQPQQQQQQQQQQQQQHKDMETNKRILCRVGFDVLVLLCAGFPILIFYLIGAPYERGFFCDDESLKHPFKESTVRNWMLYFIGLVIPIGVMLIVELLRSRDANANGTGTPRRFVLMGFEIPDWLIECYKKIGIFAFGAAVSQMTTDIAKYSIGRLRPHFIAVCQPIMPDGTKCDNPINFGRYITDFRCIGNGSTPRMIKEMRLSFPSGHSSFTFYTMVYVALYLQSRMTWHTWKLLRHFLQFLFIMIAWYTALSRVSDYKHHWSDVLAGSAIGSTCALVVANYVSDLFPKETRTKPYLPRSSQDISQTQSTAVITTN, from the exons ATGAGTAACGAATCGTCAGCGAGCGAGACAACACCGCTGCGTCGGCCAGAAAGTCAGTTGAGTGCAAATTCAGGCACTAACGTGgccacaaacaacaaccacgTTGACAGAAGCAACTTGAAAACAGCAGAGACAACGTTGGAAATACACAGCAGTAATAGTAATCATAACAACGTGAACAATTCCCCTTCCCGCATTGAAGAGCGTCTgcacaacggcaacaacagtcgaactcagcaaccacagcaacaacaacaacagcagcagcaacagcaacaacaacataaagatATGGAGACAAACAAGCGCATTTTATGCCGTGTTGGTTTCgatgttttggttttgttatGCG ccgGTTTTCCTATACTTATATTCTACTTAATCGGTGCTCCCTACGAACGTGGCTTTTTCTGTGACGATGAATCGTTGAAGCATCCGTTTAAGGAGTCCACCGTGAGGAACTGGATGCTGTACTTTATAGGCCTGGTTATACCAATTGGCGTG ATGCTGATTGTGGAGTTGCTGCGATCACGAGATGCGAATGCCAATGGAACTGGCACACCTCGTCGATTTGTCTTGATGGGATTCGAGATTCCAGATTGGCTGATCGAGTGCTACAAGAAGATTGGCATCTTTGCCTTTGGTGCCGCCGTCAGTCAAATGACCACGGATATTGCCAAGTATTCGATTGGTCGATTGCGTCCACATTTCATAGCG GTGTGCCAACCAATAATGCCGGATGGTACCAAGTGCGACAACCCTATTAACTTTGGCAGATACATAACGGATTTCAGGTGTATAGGCAATGGCTCAACGCCTCGCATGATCAAAGAGATGCGTTTGTCTTTCCCCAGTGGACACTCCAGTTTTACCTTTTACACGATGGTCTATGTGGCG cttTATTTGCAATCTCGCATGACGTGGCATACGTGGAAGCTGTTGCGTCACTTTCTACAGTTCCTATTCATCATGATCGCCTGGTATACGGCACTGAGTCGCGTCTCGGACTACAAGCATCATTGGTCCGATGTGTTGGCGGGCTCAGCAATTGGTTCAACTTGTGCCTTAGTTGTG gCAAACTATGTGTCCGATTTATTCCCCAAAGAGACGCGTACGAAGCCGTACTTGCCTCGGAGCTCTCAAGATATAAGCCAAACGCAATCGACAGCAGTTATTACAACGAATTAA
- the LOC117783129 gene encoding ceramide-1-phosphate transfer protein, with protein sequence MSTPSDSVMAEDCFDIEKVANIFERSLLDEDDVRMEDYLEAYEEIMKFFLLMGSVFTFVSSDVRNKLDVLYELRRRDVDELKHFDTIKTMLLYEKDERLLQQKGYVSGSRTLLRLHRGLEFVYEFLYRLQSVADNEKAHTVCKSAYNDTLAKHHTFLIRKGAQVAMFTIPTKGDLLKRVCRNVDVARAMELLPCMLRNMRIAYDRTNELYTLHDLHNLP encoded by the exons ATGTCAACTCCCAGCGATTCCGTAATGGCAGAAGATTGCTTTGATATTGAAAAAGTagcaaatatatttgaaagaaGTCTGCTTGATGAAGACGACGTACGTATGGAAGACTATCTGGAGGCATATGAGGAAATCATGAA GTTCTTCCTGTTGATGGGGAGTGTTTTCACGTTTGTCAGCTCCGATGTACGCAATAAATTGGACGTTCTATACGAGCTTCGACGGAGAGACGTCGATGAACTGAAACACTTTGATACCATTAAAACGATGTTGCTGTATGAAAAGGATGAAAGACTGTTGCAACAGAAGGGTTACGTGTCTGGCAGTCGCACCTTATTGCGTCTACACCGTGGTTTGG AGTTCGTCTACGAGTTTCTATATCGTCTTCAGAGCGTGGCTGATAATGAAAAAGCGCACACTGTCTGCAAGTCCGCCTACAATGATACATTAGCCAAGCATCATACATTTCTCATACGTAAGGGAGCCCAAGTGGCAATGTTTACGATACCCACAAAGGGGGATCTCCTCAAGCGCGTCTGCCGCAATGTGGATGTGGCACGTGCCATGGAGTTGCTGCCGTGCATGCTGAGGAACATGCGCATCGCCTACGATCGCACGAATGAGCTATATACACTACACGATCTGCACAATCTGCCTTAG
- the LOC117783126 gene encoding putative phosphatidate phosphatase isoform X2 gives MSNESSASETTPLRRPESQLSANSGTNVATNNNHVDRSNLKTAETTLEIHSSNSNHNNVNNSPSRIEERLHNGNNSRTQQPQQQQQQQQQQQQQHKDMETNKRILCRVGFDVLVLLCAGFPILIFYLIGAPYERGFFCDDESLKHPFKESTVRNWMLYFIGLVIPIGVMLIVELLRSRDANANGTGTPRRFVLMGFEIPDWLIECYKKIGIFAFGAAVSQMTTDIAKYSIGRLRPHFIAVCQPIMPDGTKCDNPINFGRYITDFRCIGNGSTPRMIKEMRLSFPSGHSSFTFYTMVYVALYLQSRMTWHTWKLLRHFLQFLFIMIAWYTALSRVSDYKHHWSDVLAGSAIGSTCALVVSYFLPKNWFNFQTVWPTKEAKRH, from the exons ATGAGTAACGAATCGTCAGCGAGCGAGACAACACCGCTGCGTCGGCCAGAAAGTCAGTTGAGTGCAAATTCAGGCACTAACGTGgccacaaacaacaaccacgTTGACAGAAGCAACTTGAAAACAGCAGAGACAACGTTGGAAATACACAGCAGTAATAGTAATCATAACAACGTGAACAATTCCCCTTCCCGCATTGAAGAGCGTCTgcacaacggcaacaacagtcgaactcagcaaccacagcaacaacaacaacagcagcagcaacagcaacaacaacataaagatATGGAGACAAACAAGCGCATTTTATGCCGTGTTGGTTTCgatgttttggttttgttatGCG ccgGTTTTCCTATACTTATATTCTACTTAATCGGTGCTCCCTACGAACGTGGCTTTTTCTGTGACGATGAATCGTTGAAGCATCCGTTTAAGGAGTCCACCGTGAGGAACTGGATGCTGTACTTTATAGGCCTGGTTATACCAATTGGCGTG ATGCTGATTGTGGAGTTGCTGCGATCACGAGATGCGAATGCCAATGGAACTGGCACACCTCGTCGATTTGTCTTGATGGGATTCGAGATTCCAGATTGGCTGATCGAGTGCTACAAGAAGATTGGCATCTTTGCCTTTGGTGCCGCCGTCAGTCAAATGACCACGGATATTGCCAAGTATTCGATTGGTCGATTGCGTCCACATTTCATAGCG GTGTGCCAACCAATAATGCCGGATGGTACCAAGTGCGACAACCCTATTAACTTTGGCAGATACATAACGGATTTCAGGTGTATAGGCAATGGCTCAACGCCTCGCATGATCAAAGAGATGCGTTTGTCTTTCCCCAGTGGACACTCCAGTTTTACCTTTTACACGATGGTCTATGTGGCG cttTATTTGCAATCTCGCATGACGTGGCATACGTGGAAGCTGTTGCGTCACTTTCTACAGTTCCTATTCATCATGATCGCCTGGTATACGGCACTGAGTCGCGTCTCGGACTACAAGCATCATTGGTCCGATGTGTTGGCGGGCTCAGCAATTGGTTCAACTTGTGCCTTAGTTGTG AGCTACTTTTTGCCCAAAAATTGGTTTAACTTTCAAACCGTTTGGCCCACCAAAGAAGCCAAGAGACACTGA
- the LOC117783128 gene encoding protein lethal(2)k10201 yields MQLETTTGLLLTKEELKRILNGFTPTYLKPTDPHISTTDLPTFKKLGVLVDLDEIPDAAETKSKQHKVNVNTAQSQSYNCIQCRRQLPTAHLLDLHITERHDLYFAASVERGDKPMFACYIEECGLKFQGPSERKDHCIGVHMFPANYRFDQENANKIKNRKQQTEDSMDVDNVSNPSKAAQLPYIKAFSFGHPTQRTFNTRKESGRGKDFLNVKEMQEALNEMN; encoded by the coding sequence atgcAATTAGAAACAACAACTGGCTTGCTGCTAACAAAGGAAGAACTGAAGAGAATACTCAATGGATTTACCCCCACGTATTTAAAGCCCACCGATCCGCACATTTCTACCACAGATCTGCCAACTTTTAAGAAACTTGGTGTTTTGGTGGACTTGGATGAGATTCCCGATGCAGCCGAAACGAAATCCAAGCAGCACAAAGTGAATGTGAATACAGCACAATCGCAGTCCTATAACTGCATCCAATGTCGACGCCAATTGCCAACTGCCCACCTGTTGGATCTGCACATCACGGAACGGCACGATTTGTACTTTGCAGCGAGCGTGGAGCGCGGAGACAAGCCCATGTTTGCCTGCTACATTGAGGAATGTGGGCTGAAGTTCCAGGGGCCCAGTGAACGCAAGGATCATTGCATTGGCGTGCACATGTTTCCGGCCAACTATCGCTTTGATCAGGAGAATGCCAACAAAATCAAGAATCGCAAGCAGCAAACCGAAGATTCAATGGATGTGGACAATGTATCCAATCCGTCCAAGGCAGCTCAGTTACCCTATATAAAGGCCTTTAGTTTTGGGCATCCCACACAGCGCACATTTAATACACGCAAggaaagtgggcgtggcaaggaTTTTCTCAATGTGAAAGAAATGCAGGAAGCGctgaatgaaatgaattag